The sequence CCCCGCGGGCTTCCGCTCGGTGAGCGCGAAGAAGAGGAACCCATTCCACGTCGTGCCGGTGATGAGCCGGGCCACCTTGGACAGCGAGCGGTGCTTCTGGCCCTGGTACTCGAAGCCGTCGGCCAGGACGGTGACCTTGTGGGTCACGTTGCCGTGCTGCTTCTCGAGCACCGTGCCCACGGCCGGGAGCCGTGGGTCGCGCTTGAGCGACTCGGTCGTCAGGGCGGGAGCGGGTGCGGCCTTCTTTGGCCTGGTCTCGCCCTTCCAGATGTCCGGCCAGAGCTTGTGCTTGAGCGCGTACTCCTGAACCTCCTTGATGCGCGCCTTCTTTTCCGGGCTCAGCCCGCCGGTCTGGAGCTCGATGGCGATGCGCTTGCGGAGGAAGTGCTGGTTCTTGCTCTTGGGCGCCTGGCCAACGACCTCGGTGTACCGGTCGACGAGCGCCTGGCCCTTGAGCTTCGCCACCTCGGCCAGCTTCGCCGGCAGGTCGCCCAGCTCCTTGCGAGCCTTGGTCCGGGCCTGCGCAGGCTTCCTGGGGTTGCTCATCGCGCACCTCCTGCGACGATCTGGGCGGGCACGACACGGTGCTCCTTGAGCGTCCTCACCGGCTTCTCGTTCACCGCACCGGCCTCGCGGAGCTTCTCCAGCACCTCCTCCAGCGCGGTCTGCACCTTCTGGCCCTTCGGCTTGTTGGCCTCGAGCGCTCGCTTGATGCTGGCCTGGCTGACGCTGGGCTCCACCGCGGCCAGGGCAAGGGTCTCGCCGTGGAGCGTCGCGATCACCTTGTACGCCTTCGAGGGGTCGATGCTGGCGCGAGTGGTTTCGACCTCGCCGTAGACGGTGTCGCCATCGAGCGGGATGGGCGTCTCGCGCGCGTAGGCCTGGAGCGCCTTGCGGGCCATCTCCAGGGCCTCCTCGGCGAGCTTCAGGCGCTGGTACGCGGTCGCCGCCAGCTCGGGCGTCAGGCGCGACCGGATGGCCTCCGTCACCTCGTCGGGGAACGTGGCGAGCGTCGCCACCATCTGCGTGTACGCCGGGCAGTGCGTCTTGGCCGGGCAGTGCGCGCAGTGCTCGCCGGTCGTCACCGCGGGGACCTCGCCCGCGAAGACCTGCTCGCTGAGGGCGTCGACGTTCAAGAGGAGCGCACGAACCTCGGACTCGGTCTGGGCCAGGTCCTCGGCTTCGAGCTCGGCCTGGTCGTACCAGGCGCTGCCGTCCTCGCGCAGGCGGATGATCGCCACCACCGCCCTGCTCCGCTCGTGGGCCCGGCACGCCGCCAGCGCCAGGAACCGCAGCTGCAGGTTCTCGCGCGCGGGCGGCACCGGCTTGAAGCCGGACTTGTAGTCGCCGACGAACACCACATCGGCCCCGAGGCCGAGCACGTCGGCGGTGCCGGGGATCTCCGTGGGGTCCAGGCCGGAGTAGTCGCGGCCGAGGGACTGCCCCAGCTCCCTGCCCCAGCCGGTCTCGGCGTCCCACGCCAGCGCCACCTCGGAGCGGTAGGTGCCCGGGTCGCAGGCGGGGAGCGCCTCGAGGTCGATGGCCTCGCAGACGGTGCGGTACTCCGGAGGCACCTCGGCCAGGGCGTGTTCGGGCTTGGCGCCGCGAGCGATGGCCTCGAGGTACTTGTGAATCGCCGTCCCGCGCGTGCCAGCAGCCGTGATGTCACGGACCTGCGGCAAGACCGCCGATGCGGCGCACAGCGCTGCCCGGTGCAGGCTGCTGGCCGAGAGGTCCCTACACATGGTGCACCCCCGAGCCATTGGTGAGGGTGCGGCGCTTGGCGACGTAGGCGTCCTTCACCGCGCCCTTCTGCGCGGGGCTCAGCTGCTCGATGCGGCGCCAGACCGCGCCGAGGTCGGTGTTGGTCTTGGCGCGCTCGATGGCGCTCATGACCTCTTCCACCGGGTCGTCATCGGGCTGGGGAGGCGGAGGCGTGCTCGTGGCCACAACCGGCGTCTGCACTCCGTCCGAGAGCCAGGCCGCAAGCGTCTTGCCCAGGGCCGCGCCCGGCTTGGAAATCACCTGGCCGGTGAGCGCGGGGCAACGCGACTTGGTGATGGTGAGGACGTTCTCGAGATCGAGCTCGCCGATCACGTCGGCCTCGTATTCGACGCCGTCGCGCTGCACGGGGGCGAGGCCGACCTTGCGCGGCACCTTCTTGCCGTCGCGGTCCTCGAGCACGTACTCGACCTTCGATCTCATCGTGAAGATGACGTGGCAGCGCGAGCGGAGGATGGCGTCCATCAGCGCCTGCTGCAGAGGCGTGACATCGCGCCAGGCGTTGAAGGTGCTGCCCGACTTCGAGCGCCGGGCCGCCGCGTCGACCAGCTCGAGGGCGCCGCCCTTGCCCGACCACTCGTGGGAGAGCGAGTCGAGGATGAGCACGTCGTAGTCGGCGCGCTCCGCCTCGGCGATGGCGTCGATGTACTTCTGCGGGTGAAAGTTCTCGAGCTCCGTCGTGTCGAACCGGAAGAGGTCGGCGTACTTCGAAGCCGAGCCCCGCTCCGTGTCGACCACCGCGATGCGCCCACCGAGCCCGGTGGCGATGGCGAGGGCCGTCCAGGTCTTGCCCGAGCCGGCAGGCCCCGTGAGCGCGAGCCTCAGCCGTGCCTGCTTCTTCGTCGCTTGCGTGAACATGTGTCTCCGTTTCGCGGCCGGGGATGTGTCGGCCGACGAGACACACGAACGCTCTGAGACGGGGGCACAGTCGACGGACCCAGAGAGGTCGTCGGGGGCGACGTGGGAAGTTGACTGTGGGCGCGAGGAGAGCGTGGACGAGACGGCTATTATTCCCGCATGCGCATTCCGCAAATTGCCGTCGCCGCGCTCGGACTCTTCGTGGTCGTCACCGCCGCACGGGCCGCAGACCGCTCCGTTGGGGAAGCCAAAGCCGCCGAAGCCGTCGCCGAAGTGAAGCGCAAGATCGCCGCCAAAGTCATCGAGTGCCCGGACAAGAAGTGCCTCACGGCCAAGGAGACGGCGTGCGTCCCGTCCCACGCACGGCTCGAGCATGGAACCCTTGAGGGCCAGTTCGTCGCCGAGGACTGGTTCGTCCATCGAGGCGCCGACGGCAAGTGCTCCGCGACTCTGGTCCTCGACCTGACGCGCGACTCCTACGGCAAGTGCCGCGTGCTGGTCCGCGACTGCGCCTCGGTTGCGGCCGCGAGCAGCGATAGTTGGGACACGATGGGCTGCGTGCAGCACGAGTTCTGGCGGAACCCCGTCTGCAAGCGGTGAGCGCCGCGTCGGAGAGTCCGCGTACGATGCCGAACGCGAACACGCGGGGGACTGCATGGCCAAGAAATCGTCGCTGAGGACCTTCCCGTTCGAGCGCGAGCTCGACGGCGTGAAGTACTTTGGCACCTTCACGCTCGACAGCGACTCCATCGAGGTCACGTTCCCAGAGCTCGGCAGCAAGACGGCGAAGCTCGACGGCGCGACCGCCCGAAGCGCCGCTGGGCTGCTGCTGGGCGAGCTCGTCGCCGAGAAGAAGAAGCGCTGACCGGACGAGCCGAACCCGAGTTGGGCCGCGACGCCCACAGCACTCCGGGCTAGAACATCGGCATGCCCCACCGCGTCGCCTATGCCCGCTCGGGCAAGCTCTACCTCCACTTCACCAGCCGAGCGGCTCGAGACGCCTGGGTCGCCGCAGCGCCGAAGGGCGACCACCGCGTTGCCTTGCGCTCCACCGAGGTGCCTTCGCCAGTTCGACATCGAGGCTTCGATGTCTTCACCGGCGAGACGCTCGAAACGGGGCCAGAGCTGCCCGCGGGAAAGAAGCGCTGAGGGCGCGGGCGCGAAAGCGGGCAGATCCGCGTCACCACATGGGCGAGGTGTGACGTGTGCGCCCCACTCAGCGCCGGTCGTGGGATGGGCGGTCCATTTTGCGGAGCCTCTGCGGAGCCTTTGCGGAACCTCGCCAGACCCCATGCCCCGCAGGTAATCGATAATGAAATCCGCTCGCTCTGCGGAAGTGCGGAGCCCCGCGGGGCCTTCCGGCTCTATCCCTATATGTTCGTATCGCGCGCGTGTGCGCGCGCGCGCGTGCGCGCGTGTGGGCGTACGTCGAAAAGGCTCCGCAAGGCTCCGCTCAGCCCAACCAGGTCTTGAGCAACACTGAAGAATCGATGCGGACCCTTGTTGAAATCCGAGGCTCCGCAAGGCTCCGCAAAACGCCCCTAAAAAGCACCGAGGCTCCGCAAATCGATCACACATGCGCGACACCCATGACATCCGTGGCGGTGTCGCTCGCCGTGCGTAGCCGGTACCAGTAGCCCTTGGAGTGCGTGTCGGGCTCGACCTCCACCACCAGCTCGCCGAAGCACTTCCCGCGCAGGGCACGGAGCACCTGGCCGAGCTGGGTGAGCCGCCCCTGGTGCTTCGCGCCATCGACTTCGCTGGGCAGCAGGCAGTACCTATCCACCATCTGCAGCAGCTGGCTGGCCTTCATCTGCGAGCCGCTGTGCTCGTCCCACCACTTACCCACGAACTCCCGCTGCTCCTGGCCCTTGGCGTCGGCGAGCTCGTAGAGCTCGTCCTGGTTCTCGAGGAACCCGGGCACCTGCGCCACGTCGAGGATGCCGCCCAGCACCTCCGTCCAGCGCTCGAACGAGCCCAGGCGCTTGGCCTTGCCCACGGGCTTGCCCTCGGCGATCCACGCCTGCACCAGCGTCAACACCGCGTGGAGCAGGCGTCCCCGGTTCTCAAGAGTCCAGCCCCGCAAGTCTGCGTGCCGAAATCCATCCCGCTTCCACGGCCGGTCGAGCTTGGGATCGATCCGAATGCGGATCGTCCGTCGCGCAATCTCCTGCGAGAAGCTGGGGTTGTTGGCGGTGAGCAACCAGGTGGCCCGGTTGGGCAGCACCGCGCAGTCGGACACGCCGAGGATGCGGTCCTGCCATTGTTCCGTGGTCAGCGCGCAGGCGAAGTCCGCAGAGTCCAACTCAGAACCCACGTTGTCCCAGAGCAGGATCACCGGCGCGCGGCGCAGGACGGAGGTGATCTTCTTCCGGATGTCGTCGTCGTTCGCCGGCACCGTGGTGGGCGAGCAGACGGTCCCCACATTCACGGTGGAGATCACATCCGCGAGCAGCCCCTTTCCTGAGCCCGGCGTCGGCGCCTCAATGGCGTGAAGCGGCGTGACCGCGTTCACCAACCTCCTCGTCGCGGGGCCCAGCAGGGCCGCCAGCGCGTGCGCACGGTCGGACTCGGCCTCGAACGGGAACTCGCCCAGGAGCTCGTCGATCAGCAGCGCCACCGCGGCCTGCAGCTGCTCACGCGTGGGCCTCGCCGCGACCTCCGGCACCACCAACGTGACCGGCAGGTCGAGCC comes from Deltaproteobacteria bacterium and encodes:
- a CDS encoding DUF2800 domain-containing protein; this encodes MCRDLSASSLHRAALCAASAVLPQVRDITAAGTRGTAIHKYLEAIARGAKPEHALAEVPPEYRTVCEAIDLEALPACDPGTYRSEVALAWDAETGWGRELGQSLGRDYSGLDPTEIPGTADVLGLGADVVFVGDYKSGFKPVPPARENLQLRFLALAACRAHERSRAVVAIIRLREDGSAWYDQAELEAEDLAQTESEVRALLLNVDALSEQVFAGEVPAVTTGEHCAHCPAKTHCPAYTQMVATLATFPDEVTEAIRSRLTPELAATAYQRLKLAEEALEMARKALQAYARETPIPLDGDTVYGEVETTRASIDPSKAYKVIATLHGETLALAAVEPSVSQASIKRALEANKPKGQKVQTALEEVLEKLREAGAVNEKPVRTLKEHRVVPAQIVAGGAR
- a CDS encoding ATP-binding protein; its protein translation is MFTQATKKQARLRLALTGPAGSGKTWTALAIATGLGGRIAVVDTERGSASKYADLFRFDTTELENFHPQKYIDAIAEAERADYDVLILDSLSHEWSGKGGALELVDAAARRSKSGSTFNAWRDVTPLQQALMDAILRSRCHVIFTMRSKVEYVLEDRDGKKVPRKVGLAPVQRDGVEYEADVIGELDLENVLTITKSRCPALTGQVISKPGAALGKTLAAWLSDGVQTPVVATSTPPPPQPDDDPVEEVMSAIERAKTNTDLGAVWRRIEQLSPAQKGAVKDAYVAKRRTLTNGSGVHHV
- a CDS encoding DUF2924 domain-containing protein translates to MSNPRKPAQARTKARKELGDLPAKLAEVAKLKGQALVDRYTEVVGQAPKSKNQHFLRKRIAIELQTGGLSPEKKARIKEVQEYALKHKLWPDIWKGETRPKKAAPAPALTTESLKRDPRLPAVGTVLEKQHGNVTHKVTVLADGFEYQGQKHRSLSKVARLITGTTWNGFLFFALTERKPAGK